A genomic stretch from Arachis stenosperma cultivar V10309 chromosome 3, arast.V10309.gnm1.PFL2, whole genome shotgun sequence includes:
- the LOC130970050 gene encoding mitochondrial dicarboxylate/tricarboxylate transporter DTC, which yields MGDDKKAKPAAPVGVWSTVKPFVNGGASGMLATCVIQPIDMIKVRIQLGQGSAAQVTSTMLKNEGVAAFYKGLSAGLLRQATYTTARLGSFRILTSKAIEANEGKPLPLYQKALCGLTAGAIGATVGSPADLALIRMQADATLPAAQRRNYTNAFHALYRIVADEGVLALWKGAGPTVVRAMALNMGMLASYDQSVEFFKDSMGFGEMSTVVGASAVSGFFASACSLPFDYVKTQIQKMQPDAEGKYPYTGSVDCALKTLKSGGPFKFYTGFPVYCVRIAPHVMMTWIFLNQIQKLEKSAGL from the exons ATGGGAGACGACAAGAAGGCCAAGCCTGCTGCCCCCGTCGGCGTATGGTCCACCGTCAAGCCCTTCGTCAATGGAGGCGCCTCCGGCATGCTTGCCACCTGCGTCATCCAACCCATCGATATGATCAAG GTCAGGATTCAATTGGGTCAAGGATCAGCTGCACAAGTCACTTCAACCATGCTCAAGAATGAGGGTGTTGCTGCTTTCTACAAG GGTCTATCTGCTGGACTTCTTAGGCAAGCAACTTACACCACAGCTCGTCTTGGATCATTTAG AATATTGACATCCAAGGCAATTGAGGCTAACGAGGGCAAGCCCCTGCCACTCTATCAGAAAGCTTTATGCGGGCTGACTGCTGGTGCGATTGGAGCGACTGTTGGTAGTCCAGCAGATTTGGCACTTATTCGTATGCAGGCCGATGCAACTTTACCTGCTGCTCAGCGCCGAAATTACACAAATGCCTTCCATGCACTTTATCGTATTGTTGCTGATGAAGGTGTTTTGGCACTCTGGAAAGGCGCTGGACCTACTGTAGTAAGAGCCATGGCATTGAACATGGGTATGCTTGCGTCTTATGATCAAAGTGTTGAGTTCTTCAAGGATTCGATGGGCTTTGGTGAAATGTCTACTGTGGTCG GTGCAAGTGCTGTTTCTGGATTCTTCGCATCTGCTTGCAGTTTGCCATTTGACTATGTCAAGACCCAGATTCAAAAGATGCAACCGGATGCCGAGGGAAAATATCCATACACAGGCTCTGTTGATTGTGCTCTCAAAACCTTGAAATCAGGAGGACCTTTCAAGTTCTACACTGGATTCCCTGTCTACTGTGTTAGAATTGCTCCTCATGTCATG ATGACATGGATTTTCCTAAACCAGATTCAGAAATTGGAGAAATCTGCTGGGTTGTAG
- the LOC130969712 gene encoding uncharacterized protein LOC130969712: MAEKEGAIVGKGHEEGMKMAISLLEESGLPLGLLPLAGVIEVGYVRSTGYMWILQKKKVEHNFKLISKLVSYDTEINGYVQKKKIKKLKGVKAKELMLWPPVSEISVDDPPTGKIHFKSLAGITKTFPLEAFASGQ, translated from the coding sequence atggcAGAGAAAGAAGGTGCAATTGTTGGCAAGGGCCATGAGGAGGGAATGAAAATGGCAATCTCCCTCTTAGAAGAATCTGGACTTCCACTGGGGCTTCTTCCTCTGGCCGGCGTGATCGAAGTCGGTTATGTCAGGAGCACCGGTTACATGTGGATCCTGCAAAAGAAGAAGGTTGAACATAACTTCAAGTTGATTAGCAAGCTTGTGAGTTATGACACTGAGATCAATGGTTATGTtcagaagaagaagatcaagaagCTCAAAGGGGTGAAGGCCAAGGAGCTTATGCTTTGGCCTCCAGTTAGTGAAATAAGTGTTGATGATCCTCCCACTGGGAAGATTCACTTCAAGAGTCTTGCTGGGATCACAAAAACATTCCCACTTGAGGCTTTTGCTTCAGGCCAGTAA
- the LOC130970090 gene encoding heavy metal-associated isoprenylated plant protein 28-like isoform X1, whose translation MTIVEMCVHMDCPGCESKIKKALKKLPGVDEVDIDMKLQKVTVMGWAEQKKVLKAVRKTGRRAELWPYPYNPEYHAFSRQYANHTNTMTSSSSSSYNYYHHGYTFADDFGYYRKPIAASIVSDKAMAIFSDENPHACSIM comes from the exons ATGACG ATAGTAGAAATGTGTGTGCATATGGATTGTCCGGGGTGCGAGAGCAAGATAAAGAAAGCTCTGAAGAAGTTACCTG GAGTTGATGAGGTGGACATAGATATGAAGCTGCAAAAGGTGACGGTTATGGGATGGGCAGAGCAAAAGAAGGTTTTGAAAGCGGTTAGGAAGACAGGAAGGAGGGCTGAGCTGTGGCCATATCCATACAACCCTGAATACCATGCATTCTCACGCCAATATGCCAACCACACCAACACCATgacctcttcttcctcctcttcttacAACTACTACCACCATGGTTACACTTTTGCCGATGACTTTGGCTATTACCGAAAGCCTATTGCTGCTTCCATCGTTAGTGACAAGGCCATGGCTATCTTCAGCGACGAAAACCCTCATGCTTGTTCTATTATGTGA
- the LOC130970090 gene encoding heavy metal-associated isoprenylated plant protein 28-like isoform X2: MCVHMDCPGCESKIKKALKKLPGVDEVDIDMKLQKVTVMGWAEQKKVLKAVRKTGRRAELWPYPYNPEYHAFSRQYANHTNTMTSSSSSSYNYYHHGYTFADDFGYYRKPIAASIVSDKAMAIFSDENPHACSIM, encoded by the exons ATGTGTGTGCATATGGATTGTCCGGGGTGCGAGAGCAAGATAAAGAAAGCTCTGAAGAAGTTACCTG GAGTTGATGAGGTGGACATAGATATGAAGCTGCAAAAGGTGACGGTTATGGGATGGGCAGAGCAAAAGAAGGTTTTGAAAGCGGTTAGGAAGACAGGAAGGAGGGCTGAGCTGTGGCCATATCCATACAACCCTGAATACCATGCATTCTCACGCCAATATGCCAACCACACCAACACCATgacctcttcttcctcctcttcttacAACTACTACCACCATGGTTACACTTTTGCCGATGACTTTGGCTATTACCGAAAGCCTATTGCTGCTTCCATCGTTAGTGACAAGGCCATGGCTATCTTCAGCGACGAAAACCCTCATGCTTGTTCTATTATGTGA
- the LOC130965348 gene encoding uncharacterized protein LOC130965348 isoform X2, with protein MATAPFIHARCLYSPRISSCKQPPSSSSASPSCSSSSIPSSSSSSVVSFSSATNSGQSHQGIGIQAMNTITHGKSIAGAWNSKNEPEHLLVLVHGILASTSDWTYAESELKRRLGTNFLIYVSSSNTYTKTFSGINGAGKRLAEELPFLLGVPILEKLAAPIAPFFVGRTGSQLFLTDGKANKPPLLLRMATDCEEGKFLSALGEFRCRIVYANVSYDHMVGWRTSSIRRETELSKPPRRSLDGYKHVVDMEYCPPVPSDGSHFPPKAAKAKEAAQNVPNAQNTLEYHELMEEEMIRGLQRLGWRKVDVSFHAAFWPFFAHNNIHVKNEWLHNAGVGVIAHVADSLKQQEASSILAANL; from the exons ATGGCAACCGCTCCCTTCATCCACGCGCGCTGTCTTTACTCGCCACGAATTTCCAGTTGCAAACAACCACCATCCTCCTCCTCCGCCTCCccctcttgttcttcttcttctattccttcctcttcctcttcatcaGTTGTGTCTTTCTCTTCTG cCACAAACAGCGGGCAGAGTCACCAGGGCATTggaattcaagctatgaatacTATCACTCATGGAAAGTCTATAGCTGGCGCATGGAATTCAAAGAATGAACCTGAACATCTCCTTGTTCTTGTTCATGGAATTTTGGCTAG CACAAGTGATTGGACATATGCAGAATCAGAGTTGAAAAGGCGTCTGGGAACAAACTTTCTAATATATG TAAGTTCATCAAATACTTATACTAAGACATTCAGTGGGATTAATGGAGCTGGAAAGCGATTAGCTGAAGAA CTTCCATTTCTACTGGGTGTTCCAATCCTAGAAAAGCTTGCTGCACCAATAGCTCCTTTTTTTGTTGGCCGGACTGGTAGTCAATTGTTCCTTACTGATGGGAAAGCCAACAAACCACCTCTTCTTTTGAGGATGGCTACGGATTGTGAAGAGGGGAAGTTTCT ATCTGCACTTGGAGAATTTAGATGTCGGATTGTTTATGCCAATGTTTCGTATGATC ATATGGTTGGGTGGCGCACATCCTCTATAAGAAGGGAAACCGAGCTCAGTAAG CCTCCTCGGCGATCTTTAGATGGATACAAGCATGTCGTTGATATGGAATACTGTCCGCCGGTTCCTTCTGATGGTTCTCATTTCCCTCCAAAAGCAGCAAAAGCAAAAGAGGCAGCACAAAATGTACCCAATGCCCAGAATACTTTGGAATATCATGAACTCATGGAAG AGGAGATGATACGGGGATTACAGCGGTTGGGATGGAGAAAAGTTGATGTCAGCTTTCACGCAGCATTCTGGCCGTTCTTTGCTCATAACAACATTCAT GTGAAAAATGAATGGCTTCACAATGCTGGTGTGGGAGTAATTGCTCATGTTGCTGATAGCTTAAAACAGCAAGAAGCATCATCAATTTTGGCTGCTAACTTGTAA
- the LOC130965348 gene encoding uncharacterized protein LOC130965348 isoform X1, which translates to MATAPFIHARCLYSPRISSCKQPPSSSSASPSCSSSSIPSSSSSSVVSFSSATNSGQSHQGIGIQAMNTITHGKSIAGAWNSKNEPEHLLVLVHGILASTSDWTYAESELKRRLGTNFLIYVSSSNTYTKTFSGINGAGKRLAEEVKEVVKNTKSLKRISFLAHSLGGLFARYAIAVLYSPDAYNRDQSGDQANSIKEKPQNISFFKGGTIAGLEPISFITLATPHLGVRGKKQLPFLLGVPILEKLAAPIAPFFVGRTGSQLFLTDGKANKPPLLLRMATDCEEGKFLSALGEFRCRIVYANVSYDHMVGWRTSSIRRETELSKPPRRSLDGYKHVVDMEYCPPVPSDGSHFPPKAAKAKEAAQNVPNAQNTLEYHELMEEEMIRGLQRLGWRKVDVSFHAAFWPFFAHNNIHVKNEWLHNAGVGVIAHVADSLKQQEASSILAANL; encoded by the exons ATGGCAACCGCTCCCTTCATCCACGCGCGCTGTCTTTACTCGCCACGAATTTCCAGTTGCAAACAACCACCATCCTCCTCCTCCGCCTCCccctcttgttcttcttcttctattccttcctcttcctcttcatcaGTTGTGTCTTTCTCTTCTG cCACAAACAGCGGGCAGAGTCACCAGGGCATTggaattcaagctatgaatacTATCACTCATGGAAAGTCTATAGCTGGCGCATGGAATTCAAAGAATGAACCTGAACATCTCCTTGTTCTTGTTCATGGAATTTTGGCTAG CACAAGTGATTGGACATATGCAGAATCAGAGTTGAAAAGGCGTCTGGGAACAAACTTTCTAATATATG TAAGTTCATCAAATACTTATACTAAGACATTCAGTGGGATTAATGGAGCTGGAAAGCGATTAGCTGAAGAA GTCAAGGAAGTtgttaaaaatacaaaaagctTGAAACGGATATCCTTTCTAGCCCATTCGTTAGGAGGCTTGTTTGCTAGATATGCAATTGCTGTCCTATATTCACCTGATGCATACAATAGGGACCAATCTGGTGATCAAGCAAACAGCATAAAAGAAAAACCTCAAAATATAAGCTTTTTCAAAGGAGGGACAATTGCTGGGCTAGAGCCAATAAGTTTTATTACTTTAGCAACTCCACATCTTGGTGTAAGGGGGAAAAAACAA CTTCCATTTCTACTGGGTGTTCCAATCCTAGAAAAGCTTGCTGCACCAATAGCTCCTTTTTTTGTTGGCCGGACTGGTAGTCAATTGTTCCTTACTGATGGGAAAGCCAACAAACCACCTCTTCTTTTGAGGATGGCTACGGATTGTGAAGAGGGGAAGTTTCT ATCTGCACTTGGAGAATTTAGATGTCGGATTGTTTATGCCAATGTTTCGTATGATC ATATGGTTGGGTGGCGCACATCCTCTATAAGAAGGGAAACCGAGCTCAGTAAG CCTCCTCGGCGATCTTTAGATGGATACAAGCATGTCGTTGATATGGAATACTGTCCGCCGGTTCCTTCTGATGGTTCTCATTTCCCTCCAAAAGCAGCAAAAGCAAAAGAGGCAGCACAAAATGTACCCAATGCCCAGAATACTTTGGAATATCATGAACTCATGGAAG AGGAGATGATACGGGGATTACAGCGGTTGGGATGGAGAAAAGTTGATGTCAGCTTTCACGCAGCATTCTGGCCGTTCTTTGCTCATAACAACATTCAT GTGAAAAATGAATGGCTTCACAATGCTGGTGTGGGAGTAATTGCTCATGTTGCTGATAGCTTAAAACAGCAAGAAGCATCATCAATTTTGGCTGCTAACTTGTAA
- the LOC130968590 gene encoding 14-3-3-like protein C: MASPTKERENFVYTAKLAEQAERYEEMVDAMKNVAKLNVELTVEERNLLSVGYKNVVGARRASWRILSSIEQKEETKGNDVSVKRIKEYRNKVESELSNICTDIMTVIDEHLIPSCSGGEPSVFFYKMKGDYYRYLAEFKSGDERKEAADQSMKAYQAASTTAEAELPPTHPIRLGLALNFSVFYYEILNSPERACHLAKQAFDVAIAELDTLSEESYKDSTLIMQLLRDNLTLWTSDIPEDGADEQKVESAQAAQGED, encoded by the exons ATGGCGTCGCCCACCAAGGAACGTGAAAACTTCGTCTACACCGCCAAACTCGCTGAACAAGCCGAGCGCTATGAAG AAATGGTGGATGCAATGAAGAATGTAGCGAAGCTAAACGTGGAGTTGACGGTTGAGGAGCGAAACCTTCTGTCAGTCGGGTACAAGAATGTAGTTGGAGCTCGCAGGGCTTCATGGAGGATTCTCTCCTCCATTGAGCAGAAGGAAGAAACCAAAGGGAACGATGTTAGCGTTAAGCGGATCAAGGAGTATAGGAACAAAGTTGAATCTGAGTTGTCTAACATCTGTACTGATATCATGACTGTTATTGATGAACACCTTATCCCTTCTTGTTCTGGTGGTGAACCTAGTGTATTCTTCTATAAGAT GAAGGGCGACTATTATCGGTATCTGGCTGAATTCAAGTCTGGAGATGAGAGAAAGGAGGCTGCTGATCAGTCCATGAAAGCATATCAg GCGGCTTCTACTACTGCCGAAGCTGAGTTACCTCCAACGCATCCCATTAGATTGGGTTTGGCTTTGAACTTCTCTGTTTTCTATTATGAAATTTTGAACTCTCCTGAAAG GGCCTGTCACCTTGCTAAGCAGGCATTTGATGTAGCAATTGCTGAGTTGGATACTCTAAGCGAAGAGTCTTACAAAGACAGCACACTAATTATGCAGCTTCTAAGGGACAACCTTACCTTGTGGACCTCTGACATCCCTGAAGATGGAG CTGATGAACAAAAGGTAGAGTCCGCACAAGCTGCCCAAGGGGAAGACTGA
- the LOC130965202 gene encoding olee1-like protein, which yields MAKSTIMVIAALCLMSVVGSAYGYDKFFVEGKVYCDTCRIQFLSRVSEFLPGATVRLECKVAANETITYVKDVMTDAAGKYSIEVEGDHEEELCEVFLIDSPRQDCNEIKSEVANLETASRVSLTHKNGIVSAVREANPLGFLKAVPLAECPQIFKELGLNANGTASDS from the coding sequence atggCCAAGTCCACCATCATGGTCATTGCAGCTCTCTGCCTTATGTCCGTTGTTGGTTCGGCCTATGGCTATGACAAATTCTTTGTTGAAGGCAAAGTTTACTGCGACACCTGCCGCATCCAGTTCTTGAGCCGCGTGAGCGAGTTCTTGCCAGGCGCCACCGTGAGACTGGAGTGCAAGGTAGCTGCAAACGAGACCATCACATACGTGAAGGACGTGATGACAGATGCCGCAGGAAAATACTCGATTGAGGTTGAGGGAGATCACGAGGAAGAGTTGTGCGAGGTTTTCTTGATTGACAGCCCAAGACAGGATTGCAATGAGATCAAGAGTGAGGTTGCTAACTTGGAAACTGCCTCAAGGGTTTCCCTTACCCACAAGAACGGCATTGTCTCCGCCGTCCGCGAAGCCAATCCTCTTGGTTTCTTGAAGGCTGTTCCTCTCGCTGAATGCCCTCAGATCTTCAAGGAGCTTGGCCTCAACGCCAATGGCACCGCCAGCGACTCTTAA